In Nicotiana tabacum cultivar K326 chromosome 19, ASM71507v2, whole genome shotgun sequence, one DNA window encodes the following:
- the LOC107822814 gene encoding uncharacterized protein LOC107822814 gives MFKNTFQSGFLSILYSLGSKPLQIWDKEVVNGHVKRLPDEDIQSNVLEIVGSNVQQAYITCPADPNATLGIKLPFLVMIVKNVKKYFTFEIQVLDDKNVRRRFRASNYQAVTRVKPYICTMPLRLDEGWNQIQLNLSDLTRRAYGTNYVETLRVQVHANCRLRRIYFSDRLYSEEELPPEFKLYLPMQKS, from the exons ATGTTTAAGAACACGTTCCAATCTGGTTTTCTTTCCATCCTGTACAGCCTCGG GAGCAAGcctctgcagatttgggataaaGAAG TTGTCAATGGGCACGTCAAACGGCTGCCAGATGAAGATATCCAATCCAATGTCTTGGAAATTGTTGGATCTAATGTCCAGCAAGCATACATAACGTGTCCTGCAGATCCTAATGCGACTCTTGGCATAAAGCTACCCTTCTTAGTCATGATAGTGAAGAATGTGAAGAAGTACTTCACATTTGAAATTCAGGTTTTAGATGATAAAAATGTCCGGAGAAGGTTTCGAGCTTCTAATTATCAA GCGGTCACACGAGTGAAACCCTATATTTGCACTATGCCCTTGAGATTGGATGAAGGATGGAATCAAATCCAGTTGAATCTTTCTGATTTGACCAGACGAGCTTATGGAACCAACTACGTCGAAACACTGCGAGTTCAGGTTCATGCAAATTGCAGGCTGAGGAGGATTTACTTTTCTGACCGTCTGTATTCAGAAGAGGAACTCCCACCAGAATTCAAACTTTACCTTCCAATGCAG AAATCTTGA